From the genome of Malus domestica chromosome 04, GDT2T_hap1, one region includes:
- the LOC103433789 gene encoding uncharacterized protein isoform X2 — MESMSHGGSFSFSCSESDMNFSSLSHFTDDDDDDDESYIEIALDHHHHDHPKPSNQDDDEDEDRDRGALDHADYLRISFSSSLLPELSATTLSPNHVSKPASDHPINHIPSSPTVSYSCPLDSSSMEGSSRGPLGSDEPSRLHRSTSTKERLPRVNRLVNTLLFGLRSSSESPTPADDAYLERSRWHVFA; from the exons ATGGAAAGTATGAGCCATGGAGGAAGTTTCTCCTTCAGCTGCTCCGAGTCCGACATGAACTTTTCTTCCCTTTCACATTTCACCGACGACGATGACGACGACGATGAATCGTACATCGAAATAGCGCTTGACCATCATCACCATGATCATCCCAAACCATCAAACCAAGATGATGATGAGGATGAAGATCGTGATCGTGGAGCATTAGACCATGCCGATTACTTGCGCATATCGTTTTCGTCTAGTCTTCTCCCGGAGCTCTCCGCCACCACCCTTTCTCCCAATCACGTCTCTAAGCCTGCTTCTGATCACCCAATAAACCATATTCCGTCATCGCCGACAGTATCATATTCTTGCCCGCTCGATTCTTCTTCCATGGAAGGCAGTTCTAGGGGTCCGCTAGGATCGGATGAGCCTTCAAGGCTCCACAGAAGTACTAGTACAAAAGAAAGACTGCCCAGAGTCAACCGGCTAGTCAACACGCTGCTGTTTGGTCTCCGGTCATCATCGGAATCCCCTACCCCTGCGGACGACGCTTACCTGGAACGGAGCAG ATGGCATGTGTTTGCATGA
- the LOC103433789 gene encoding uncharacterized protein isoform X1, which yields MESMSHGGSFSFSCSESDMNFSSLSHFTDDDDDDDESYIEIALDHHHHDHPKPSNQDDDEDEDRDRGALDHADYLRISFSSSLLPELSATTLSPNHVSKPASDHPINHIPSSPTVSYSCPLDSSSMEGSSRGPLGSDEPSRLHRSTSTKERLPRVNRLVNTLLFGLRSSSESPTPADDAYLERSRKASNKRTSRKGGIMKLLFKFRAMNLGALVASFAKPRLAACDDDDPHQSQNINRRRKNNKSKESGSSTLPWSVQKKQGKSSRTKNSSEAVGGGDKSRVLLEINLSAVRGFLEAIGNSMSTGGTGRKERRTRSCPSSIKSSPIHQGFTIDDHSNKVYFHTRETSIQAAIAHCKTSFEQTSMS from the exons ATGGAAAGTATGAGCCATGGAGGAAGTTTCTCCTTCAGCTGCTCCGAGTCCGACATGAACTTTTCTTCCCTTTCACATTTCACCGACGACGATGACGACGACGATGAATCGTACATCGAAATAGCGCTTGACCATCATCACCATGATCATCCCAAACCATCAAACCAAGATGATGATGAGGATGAAGATCGTGATCGTGGAGCATTAGACCATGCCGATTACTTGCGCATATCGTTTTCGTCTAGTCTTCTCCCGGAGCTCTCCGCCACCACCCTTTCTCCCAATCACGTCTCTAAGCCTGCTTCTGATCACCCAATAAACCATATTCCGTCATCGCCGACAGTATCATATTCTTGCCCGCTCGATTCTTCTTCCATGGAAGGCAGTTCTAGGGGTCCGCTAGGATCGGATGAGCCTTCAAGGCTCCACAGAAGTACTAGTACAAAAGAAAGACTGCCCAGAGTCAACCGGCTAGTCAACACGCTGCTGTTTGGTCTCCGGTCATCATCGGAATCCCCTACCCCTGCGGACGACGCTTACCTGGAACGGAGCAG GAAAGCATCAAACAAAAGAACCTCAAGAAAAGGTGGCATCATGAAGTTGCTCTTCAAGTTCCGAGCCATGAATCTTGGAGCCCTGGTAGCTTCATTTGCAAAACCCCGCCTAGCTGCTTGCGACGATGACGATCCTCACCAATCCCAAAACATTAATCGTCGACGCAAGAATAACAAATCGAAAGAGAGTGGCAGCAGTACTCTTCCATGGTCGGTTCAAAAGAAGCAAGGGAAAAGCAGCAGGACCAAGAACTCTTCAGAAGCAGTAGGAGGAGGTGACAAGTCCAGAGTATTATTGGAGATAAACTTGAGCGCAGTTAGAGGGTTTTTAGAAGCTATAGGAAATAGCATGAGCACAGGTGGTACTGGTcggaaagaaagaagaacaagGAGCTGCCCAAGTTCTATTAAGTCCTCCCCAATTCACCAAGGATTTACAATTGATGACCATAGTAATAAAGTGTATTTTCATACAAGAGAAACCTCAATTCAGGCTGCAATTGCTCACTGTAAAACTTCATTTGAACAAACATCCATGTCCTGA
- the LOC103433788 gene encoding cytochrome P450 714A1-like — MAEGFDQVVVICWSLVLIGVLSVVMRWLKEMWLKPARIRSVLWSQGIRGPPTSFIVGNIPEMKKIQSTIKVNPKPSDAKRVHHDWIPSCFPYLQRWEQEYGSVYMYSTGSKQHMYVSDPKLIRELKLHNSLDLGRPTYLSKSMQPLLGDGVIRANGHEWAYQKKLIAPEFFLDKVKGMVSLMEESTMATIKKWESHTREGEEGIAEITVDEDLKSQSADIISRACFGSSYSQGNEIFSKITILQDALSHPSLLFGFLNFRFLPTENDKKVRTLRKEVDSLLLKLVRDRQKKIQLGGASEKDLLQMILESAATSTEIPSHKTDQFILDNCKTIYFAGSETTALSASWTLMLLALQPEWQERVRAEIVEVCGGVDQLHHCLQDVDKLRKMKTLTMVIQESLRLYGPGVIMAREALAEMKLGDLDVPKGIHIWTFIPAVHRDPKNWGSDVNEFKPERFANGVSEACKYPQAYMPFGYGSRLCIGQTFATLQLKIVLSLVLSKFSFSLSPNYQHSPVYKMLLLPEHGIKLLVRRVRT; from the exons ATGGCAGAGGGTTTTGATCAGGTAGTAGTGATATGTTGGTCACTTGTGTTGATCGGTGTTTTGAGTGTGGTGATGCGATGGCTTAAGGAGATGTGGCTGAAGCCTGCAAGGATTCGATCAGTGCTTTGGAGCCAAGGGATCAGAGGGCCACCAACTTCCTTCATTGTTGGGAACATCCCAGAGATGAAGAAGATTCAGTCCACCATCAAAGTCAACCCGAAACCATCTGATGCTAAACGTGTGCACCACGACTGGATTCCGTCATGCTTTCCTTATCTTCAACGATGGGAGCAGGAGTATG GTTCAGTATACATGTACTCAACTGGGAGCAAGCAACACATGTATGTGAGCGATCCCAAGTTGATAAGGGAGCTGAAACTGCACAACTCCTTGGATTTGGGTAGACCCACATATCTGAGTAAGTCAATGCAGCCCTTGCTAGGTGACGGCGTTATCCGGGCGAATGGGCATGAATGGGCTTACCAGAAGAAACTCATTGCTCCTGAGTTCTTCCTTGACAAGGTTAAG GGTATGGTGAGTCTGATGGAGGAATCTACAATGGCAACGATTAAGAAATGGGAGAGCCATACGCGTGAAGGTGAGGAAGGCATTGCTGAAATTACAGTTGATGAGGATTTGAAAAGCCAATCTGCTGATATCATATCAAGAGCTTGTTTTGGTAGCTCTTATTCCCAAGGCAACGAGATTTTTTCAAAGATTACTATCCTTCAGGATGCCTTGTCTCATCCAAGCTTGCTCTTTGGGTTTCTCAATTTTAG ATTCCTTCCCACGGAGAATGACAAAAAAGTAAGGACTTTAAGAAAAGAGGTGGATtctttgttgctcaaattaGTGAGGGATCGCCAAAAGAAAATCCAATTGGGTGGTGCATCTGAAAAGGACCTATTACAAATGATACTTGAAAGTGCTGCTACTAGCACTGAAATTCCTAGCCATAAAACAGACCAATTTATTCTGGACAATTGCAAAACTATCTACTTTGCAGGATCTGAGACCACTGCTCTATCAGCATCCTGGACCCTAATGCTACTGGCATTACAACCCGAATGGCAAGAACGTGTTCGTGCTGAGATTGTTGAGGTCTGTGGGGGTGTTGATCAGCTGCATCATTGCTTGCAAGACGTGGATAAATTGCGCAAGATGAAAACG CTGACAATGGTGATTCAAGAGAGTCTGCGCCTTTATGGACCTGGAGTCATAATGGCGAGAGAAGCTCTTGCAGAAATGAAGTTGGGGGACTTAGATGTGCCGAAAGGTATTCACATATGGACATTCATTCCAGCAGTGCACCGCGACCCTAAAAATTGGGGTTCGGATGTTAATGAGTTTAAGCCGGAGCGGTTTGCAAATGGGGTCTCAGAAGCATGCAAATATCCCCAAGCATACATGCCATTTGGTTATGGGAGTCGGTTGTGCATAGGCCAGACTTTTGCCACGCTACAGTTGAAGATAGTTCTCTCCCTGGTTCTATCCAAGTTCTCCTTTTCCCTTTCTCCAAATTATCAGCACTCCCCGGTTTATAAAATGTTATTGCTGCCTGAACATGGAATCAAACTCCTTGTTCGACGCGTGAGAACATAA
- the LOC103419418 gene encoding cytochrome P450 714A1-like — protein MAEGLQVAMICWSLVLIGVLSVVMRLFKEMWLKPARIRSVLRKQGIGGPPPSFLDGNMTEMQKIQSTTNIIHEPSDPKDFQHNWVPSIFPYLQRWEQKYGPVYMYSTGSKQHMYVSDPKLLKELKLQNYMDLGVPKYLSKPLLPLIGNSIIRANGQDFAYQKKLIAPEFFLNKVKGMMDMMEESAVALLKTWERRLLKSEGGVLEIIVDKELKTLSADIISRACFGSTYSQGNQIFAKIALLQEALSNPILLFGVINFGFFPTENDKKIWSLRKEVDALLLKLVRDRQKQSQVGGICKKDLLQMMLESAASTSSDMHQNTHKTDQFILDNCRSIYFAGSETTALTASWTLMLLALHPKWQERIRAEISEVCGGDDQLHHCLKDTDKLNKLKTLTMVIQESLRFYAPSVLVSREALEKVRLGDLDVPKGVHIWTFIPTLHRDPENWGPDADEFKPERFANGVSEACKYPQAYMPFGYGSRLCIGQTFSMVQLKIVLSLTLSKFSFALSPNYQHSPVYKMLLLPKHGIKLLVRRVQ, from the exons ATGGCAGAGGGTCTTCAGGTAGCAATGATATGTTGGTCACTTGTGTTGATCGGTGTTTTGAGTGTGGTGATGCGATTGTTCAAGGAGATGTGGCTAAAACCTGCAAGGATCCGGTCAGTGCTTCGGAAGCAAGGCATCGGAGGGCCACCACCTTCATTCCTTGATGGGAATATGACAGAGATGCAAAAAATTCAATCCACCACCAACATCATCCATGAACCTTCTGATCCTAAAGATTTCCAGCACAATTGGGTTCCCTCCATCTTTCCGTATCTTCAGCGGTGGGAGCAGAAGTACG GTCCAGTATACATGTACTCAACGGGGAGCAAACAACACATGTATGTGAGTGATCCCAAGTTGTTAAaggagctgaaactgcaaaacTACATGGATTTGGGTGTACCGAAATATTTGAGTAAGCCACTCCTGCCCTTGATAGGCAACAGCATAATTCGGGCCAACGGACAAGATTTTGCCTACCAGAAGAAACTCATCGCTCCCGAATTCTTCCTTAACAAGGTCAAG GGCATGATGGATATGATGGAGGAATCTGCAGTGGCACTTCTTAAGACATGGGAAAGACGTTTACTAAAAAGTGAGGGAGGTGTTTTGGAGATAATAGTCGATAAAGAACTGAAGACCCTGTCTGCTGATATCATATCAAGAGCTTGTTTTGGTAGCACTTACTCCCAAGGCAACCAGATTTTTGCAAAGATTGCTCTCCTCCAGGAGGCCTTGTCAAATCCAATTTTGCTCTTTGGGGTTATCAATTTTgg CTTCTTTCCCACAGAGAATGACAAGAAGATTTGGAGTTTGAGGAAAGAGGTGGACGCTTTGTTGCTCAAATTAGTGAGGGATCGCCAAAAACAAAGCCAAGTGGGTGGCATATGTAAAAAGGACCTATTACAAATGATGCTGGAAAGTGCTGCAAGTACTAGCAGTGACATGCATCAAAACACTCACAAAACAGACCAATTTATTCTAGACAATTGTAGAAGTATCTACTTTGCAGGCTCTGAGACCACTGCTCTTACAGCTTCCTGGACATTGATGCTATTGGCATTACACCCAAAGTGGCAAGAACGTATTCGTGCCGAGATTTCTGAAGTCTGTGGAGGTGATGATCAACTGCATCATTGCTTGAAAGACACGGATAAATTGAACAAATTGAAAACG CTGACAATGGTGATTCAAGAGAGCCTGCGGTTTTATGCACCTTCAGTTTTAGTGTCAAGGGAAGCTCTAGAAAAGGTGAGGTTGGGGGACTTGGATGTGCCGAAAGGCGTCCACATATGGACATTTATTCCGACACTACACCGTGACCCCGAAAATTGGGGTCCGGATGCTGATGAGTTCAAGCCCGAGAGGTTTGCAAATGGGGTCTCTGAAGCATGCAAATATCCCCAAGCATATATGCCATTTGGTTATGGGAGCCGATTGTGTATAGGCCAAACTTTTAGCATGGTGCAGCTCAAGATAGTACTCTCTCTTACTCTATCCAAGTTCTCCTTTGCCCTTTCCCCAAACTATCAGCACTCTCCTGTTTACAAAATGTTGTTGTTGCCTAAACATGGAATCAAACTTCTTGTTAGGCGTGTGCAATGA